Proteins from one Chaetodon auriga isolate fChaAug3 chromosome 19, fChaAug3.hap1, whole genome shotgun sequence genomic window:
- the stc1l gene encoding stanniocalcin 1, like: protein MLPGSALLLLLLGLSCAACFELLPEEAAPRRARFSANSPTDVARCLSGAVAVGCGFFSCLENSTCDTDGMHELCELFLHTAATFNTEGKTFVKKSLHCISQGITAKVFQTIRRCNIFQRMIAEVQEECYTSLDICTVARTNPDAIGEVVQVPTHFPNRYYSTLLQTLQACDEQTVAAVRTGLVARLGPDMETFLQLVQNKPCATGSSSTTYTNPTSWRNMPVFNVQPGFRGRDPTHLFARKRSVDDVEGGVNGGN, encoded by the exons ATGCTGCCGGGCTccgctctgctcctcctcctcctcggcctcAGCTGCGCCGCCTGCTTCGAGCTGCTGCCGGAGGAAGCTGCTCCCCGCCGGGCTCGATTCTCCGCCAACAGCCCGA ctGATGTGGCCAGATGTTTGAGTGGAGCTGTAGCTGTGGGCTGTGGATTCTTCTCCTGTCTGGAAAACTCCACCTGCGACACTGACGGGATGCACGAGCTCTGTGAACTCTTCCTGCACACGGCTGCTACCTTCAACACAGag GGTAAAACCTTCGTGAAGAAGAGTCTGCACTGCATCTCTCAGGGAATCACAGCGAAGGTTTTCCAAACTATCCGCCGCTGTAACATCTTCCAGAGGATGATCGCTGAG GTGCAAGAAGAGTGTTACACCAGTCTGGACATCTGCACTGTGGCTCGGACCAACCCGGACGCCATCGGAGAGGTGGTGCAGGTGCCGACTCACTTCCCCAACAG gtacTACAGCACGCTGCTGCAGACCCTGCAGGCCTGCGACGAGCAGACGGTGGCGGCCGTGAGGACCGGCCTCGTGGCCCGGTTAGGCCCTGACATGGAGACCTTCCTCCAGCTGGTCCAGAACAAACCCTGCGCCACAGgctccagctccaccacctACACCAACCCCACCAGCTGGAGGAACATGCCCGTGTTCAACGTCCAGCCCGGCTTCAGAGGCCGGGACCCCACCCACCTGTTCGCCAGGAAGAGATCCGTGGACGACGTGGAGGGAGGGGTCAACGGCGGCAACTAg
- the fgfr1b gene encoding fibroblast growth factor receptor 1b: protein MSPPRCFQLLLPCILLVLLVPFPRAQSRPASEDTDAADGVKSSEDEEDDESSSEENKLSNELSTSNEKLQTSAPQWVMPEKMEKQLHAVPASRTVKFRCQAVGNPVPSLRWYKNGKEFRKDQRIGGFKIRDHMWTLIMESVVPSDKGNYTCVVENEYGSLKHTYLLDVVERSPHRPILQAGLPANQTAVVGSDVAFVCRVFSDPQPHIQWLKHITVNGSREGPDGHPYVLVLKSAGLNTTDKEMEVLTLKNVTLSDAGEYTCLAGNSIGVSHHSAWLNVVDDLPPSPLPSQTYLEIFIYCLGFFIIIILTATAVICRLCCAPKKSDFSSQLAVQKLAKSIPLRRQVSVESSSSLQSGMCLMRQSRLSSAATTILAGVSEYELPYDPAWELSRDRLTLGKPLGEGCFGQVVLAEAVGLDRNKPSRLTKVAVKMLKADATEKDLSDLISEMEMMKMIGKHKNIINLLGACTQDGPLYVVVEYASQGNLREYLRARRPVGLEYWSGSRQVSLGGLELMELVSAAYQVARGMAYLASKKCIHRDLAARNVLVTEDNVMKIADFGLARDIHHIDYYKKTTNGRLPVKWMAPEALFDRVYTHQSDVWSFGVLLWEIFTLGGSPYPGVPVEELFKLLKEGHRMEKPSACTQELYLMMRDCWHAVPSRRPTFQQLVEDLDRTLSLMANQEYLDLAVPLVQYVEVDSSSSPHSHNST from the exons CCGACGGAGTTAAATCCTCTGAAGACGAAGAAGACGATGAGTCAtcctcagaggaaaataaacTGTCCAATGAGCTGTCAACAAGCAACGAAAAGCTCCAGA CGTCGGCGCCTCAGTGGGTGATGccagagaagatggagaagcAGCTCCACGCCGTCCCTGCCAGCAGGACCGTAAAGTTCCGATGCCAGGCGGTGGGAAACCCCGTTCCCTCCCTGCGCTGGTACAAGAACGGCAAAGAGTTCAGGAAGGACCAAAGGATCGGAGGGTTCAAG ATCAGGGACCACATGTGGACTCTGATCATGGAGTCAGTGGTTCCGTCTGATAAAGGCAACTACACCTGTGTGGTGGAGAATGAGTACGGGAGCCTCAAACACACCTACCTGCTGGATGTAGTCG AACGTTCCCCTCACAGACCGATCCTGCAGGCGGGTCTGCCGGCCAACCAGACCGCGGTCGTGGGCAGCGACGTGGCGTTCGTGTGCCGCGTGTTCAGCGACCCGCAGCCTCACATCCAGTGGCTCAAACACATCACGGTGAACGGCAGCAGAGAGGGACCAGACGGACACCCGTACGTCCTCGTCCTCAAG TCTGCAGGTTTGAACACGACAGATAAAGAAATGGAGGTTTTGACTCTGAAGAACGTCACGCTGAGCGATGCTGGGGAGTACACCTGCCTGGCAGGAAACTCCATCGGCGTCTCTCATCACTCCGCGTGGCTCAATGTGGTCGACG ACCTGCCCCCCTCCCCGCTGCCCTCTCAGACCTATCTGGAGATCTTCATCTATTGCCTTGgctttttcatcatcatcatcctcacgGCCACGGCAGTCATCTGCAGACTCTGCTGCGCCCCGAAGAAGAGCGACTTCAGCAGCCAGCTAGCCGTCCAAAAGCTGGCCAAGAGCATCCCTCTGAGGAGACAG gtgtCCGTGGAGTCCTCGTCCTCCCTTCAGTCTGGGATGTGTTTGATGCGTCAGTCTCGTCTGTCCAGCGCAGCCACCACCATCCTGGCGGGAGTGTCGGAGTACGAACTTCCCTACGATCCTGCGTGGGAGCTGTCTCGCGACAG GCTGACGCTGGGGAAGCCTCTGGGCGAAGGCTGCTTCGGGCAGGTGGTTCTGGCCGAGGCCGTCGGGCTCGACAGAAACAAACCGAGCCGCCTCACGAAGGTGGCGGTGAAGATGCTCAAAG CCGACGCCACAGAGAAGGACCTCTCCGACCTGATCTCTGAGAtggaaatgatgaagatgatcgGCAAACACAAGAACATCATCAACCTGCTGGGAGCCTGCACTCAGGACG GCCCTCTGTACGTGGTGGTGGAGTACGCCTCGCAGGGGAACCTGAGGGAGTACCTCCGAGCCCGGCGACCCGTCGGCTTGGAGTACTGGAGCGGCTCCAGGCAGGTGTCTCTGGGCGGGCTGGAGCTCATGGAGCTGGTGTCTGCAGCCTACCAGGTGGCCAGAGGAATGGCCTACCTCGCCTCAAagaag TGTATTCACAGAGACCTGGCAGCCAGGAACGTGTTGGTCACAGAGGACAACGTGATGAAGATCGCTGACTTCGGCCTGGCTCGAGATATCCACCACATCGACTACTACAAGAAGACCACGAAC GGTCGTCTCCCGGTGAAGTGGATGGCGCCTGAAGCTCTGTTTGACCGCGTCTACACGCACCAAAGTGATGT gtggtcGTTCGGGGTCTTGCTGTGGGAAATCTTCACCCTCGGGGGGTCTCCTTACCCCGGGGTCCCTGTGGAGGAGCTCTTCAAGCTGCTAAAGGAGGGTCATCGCATGGAGAAACCCTCTGCCTGCACTCAGGAGCT GTATCTGATGATGAGAGACTGCTGGCACGCCGTCCCGTCTCGCAGGCCGACTTTCCAGCAGCTGGTAGAAGATTTAGACCGCACGCTTTCGCTCATGGCCAACCAG GAGTACCTGGACCTGGCCGTCCCTCTGGTCCAGTACGTGGAGGTcgactcctcttcctcgcctCATTCCCATAACTCCACATAG